ATCTGGTGGACATACCTGGACTTGCACTGTGGCTTCATTGGTCCAACAACTTGGGGACACAATACAGGTGATTTTCCAGGGCACATGCCTTGGAGGGATGTTCATCCTGCAAAGAAAATCAAGTGTTAACATGTTGCATTTTACTTACTCTTGTAGTCACAAACATCTGACAATAGTTTTGTAGTCCTGGGTCCAACTGTGTATTTGCTTGATTGTGTCCACTTGGGCAGTTAGGGTGACGATGTTCTTCCAGAGTTCTCCATTGTTTCAGTGGGCATGCTtgtggaaaatgttttgataGAGAAAATGGCTCCAAAtttgaaaaagtattttaatcttGACAgcgaaaaaataaaaactttgcaATAGATCAATTAACCTGTACTTAAAAAAAGCACTGTTGTCAGTGACTCTACTGAGGTTTGGAAGACTGGTGAGGCAAGAAACATTGATTTGAGGGGTGAGTTGGCAAAatgaccatcagtcttccactGTAGAAAAGAGGATGAAACTTCAACTGTTGCTGTACTTCGTACTTAAACTGAAAATGGACTACATTTAAAGGGCACATTCGCATTTGGTTgaccgtctttgttcttttagGCAAAGGCTGTTTTTAATATTGCTTCCCAGTGAAGGCAGACTAATACAGGACAACGAGAAACTCATTTACAGATGAGAAACAAAGAGGTTTGCTTTGCTTACCAGCTGTTGACTACCAGTCGACTTGATTTGGTTGCCTTTGGTTTTGTCGTTGCATGCCAACAAATGGCTCTAGGGTGATGGATCCATTTCCAGGAAAACTACATTGGAACATTTTGACAGTGACATTTGCCTAATTCTTGAACACAGCAGCGTCCAGTTGATGGCAGCACATTTGTGTTATAAAGGAATTCAGGTCATTTGACTACATAGTGTGAAGCTTTACAGAAAACTTGGTCAGGAAAGAAGGCAGTCATGTTGTTCCTCACCATCGATGGCATCATCTCTGGTTGTTTTTCGAAGATTGATGAGCAGTGGTCAAGTTACAACTAAAAGCTTTATTAGAGTAGGAAAGCCAAACTTATAGGGTattgcagactccaacagcaCTGATTGTACAAAAACTAACACTCACTTGGTAACTGTACTGTTACATGAGCAAGAGAAATAAGCTACTAAAAAGACAAACTTCTACACATTAAAAAACTGGGAACGTTTAGATGCAGTTCAACTAAGGTTTATATATTCACAGATTTAGAAATGGCTAGGTTGTTTTGTCATATCTTTTCCCAAACATCTGAACTGTGCAGCGACACTAACATTTCCTTAGTGTAATTTCCAAGTTCAGTTCAGTATCTGTTGCGATTCATTCCTCTATCAGGTCGACTGCCGCCACGGCCACCACGTAGCCCTCCACGACTTGAGCTGCTGTACGAATCACGTGGAGGGTAGCCCCTTTCAACTGGGGGAGCTGGGCCCCTCTCCTGTCTGCCCATTCGCTCACCACGGCTAGGTGGATATGTGTCACTCCGACTGCTGGGGTAACTGTCACGACTGCCATAGCCATCCCTGGAACTGCTGCCATAGTCATCGTAACGACTGCTTCCACTGCTCCCACCATAGGAAGGTGGGGGGCCCCGTGAAGGTGGGGCGCTGCGAGAGTTACCTGCAGGGTCAATGGGTCAGGTAATTGGAAAGGTtcaattttacacattttcttGCACTGTCAAGTGCCCATTTTTGTGCCAATAGAATTCAATCTGCGATAAATATATTCAATGCTGGACACATTTCGAAGTCCAATCATGTAATCGATCTTAAATTATTATGGAGTTAGTTGATGAAGGTAGTAACATATCCAAGCACAGGGAAAACGTGGACATGTAACCCATTTAAGCATGCCATTGATTTGAGTTGCCATTTTCCTTTTAGAGCTCCAAGTGTTAAAACTGCAGGAAAGGATGAGATTTTCAGAGTTGTCTTGACGGATTGGATGGATTTTTGAACGTTACTCCTTGAGGGAGTGCTTTGCTAGGCAACACCTATTGAGTGGTCAGCGAATATTTCCAAGGATTTTTGGGGGGATTCCTTATGGTTGCAAACTGCCTGAGAGACATTCTGTTTAATTCCTCGTGATATTGCCACAAACATCGAGTCTTTGGCAGAATGCAATTACATGGACTGAAAATCTGGACAGTGATGTGGACGGAATTAATTTTAAGGTTGAGATGCCAATGCTTGTACTTGTCTGATAACGCAAATCTTTGATAGAACAGGATAGtgacaaaggaaaagaaaaaagtttaaaggcCACCTGAAATGCCTTTTCCTTTGGTAAGGGGAAAAACTGCTTTGTCTTGTGCGCTGGCCAATGCTGTGATTTGTTTGAGTTTTTATGCAGCTCTTCTTTGTGCCAAACTTATCATTTTTGGCATTTCCCTAATGGGAGTGAAATCTTACCGCAACCATCATATGAATCCCTGTAGGCTCCACCACTGGGACGGTCCATGTAGCTCCTCTGTTCCCGACCTCCATAAACATCACGATCACTGTATAATATAAACTCTAGTTAGTTGGGGTTCAGATGAGATTCAGTCTCAGTTTAAATTTTAAGATCATCACACTCTTACCCGTATCCTCTTGACATTGAGCCATAATCATCACGGGAGCTGGAATTGGAGTAGTCCCTGTATGAATAATCTCGGGAAGGAGGTCCATAGTCCCTTGAATCCCTGGAATTATAGTCCCTACTGGAGTAGCTGTGAAGCATAGGACATTTAATTGCAGAGCTGTTTTCGTATATTTAATAAGACAAGTAAAAAATAGcattaaaacttattttaatggtcataaattttatttatgttgatCAATTTTAGCTGTTGTCAACTGACCAATACTAGGGCTGCTTAGAGTTTTATTAACACAAGTATCTCTGGATACCAGGCAGCTCAGATTGAAAGTGTACCTGCATATTTATGTGCTGTGGAACTAAAGCAAATATTCTACCTGTCCTTTGAGTTGTAATGATCATCTCGTGGTGATGGATAATCATCCCTCCGGGACATCATTGAGTCTCTGCGGGGAGGGGGTGGACCATACGGATCTCTGTCCCTTGACATGGGAGCtgacgcacacacgcacacactttaATATCCAAATAAACCTAATATATTGGCATTATATGTGGGTACATGCAGGAAAACCTTATAAGTGGAAAACTGAGGCTTCAAAATTTAAGACTTTAGATTTTCTAGTAAGGAATAAGTAACTTAAACATCGGTATTGATACAGACATAGAAAAAGAAATCCCTTAAACTTACGTCTGTTCATTGGACCAGATGGAGCAGACCTCTTGGGTGGGGGACCTCCATTACGAACTGGAGGTCCTCTCTTCATTGGAGGGGGGCCTCTGGACGACATTCCTTTGAAAAAGCTGTCCCCATTTCCTGAACTATCATAGTAGtctttttaacaaaaaatacaaatattaaccaAAAATCTAAAAAGATTGATCACCAAAGCTCTGTTATTGTAACATCATTTCACAAACCCAAATAAACCTAAATTAAGAAATAATCACCTCGTGATGGTGGGCCTCTCATACCACCAGGACCTCCTCTGGAACCACGGAGGCCTCTGTATGGACCACGGCTGCGTGAGTGCATTGGTGGTCCTCGTCTGCCTCCACTTTCAAATTGTGGCTTTGTTGCTTGTTCAACTTTGATATTCTTTCCATCAAGTGACTGTGAATTAAGAGTTACAGTTTAAAAATCACTTCAGGGAGCTTTGCAGAATATTCTGAGAAGAAAAGCTCCATGCCTTACCTTTCCATTCATCTCTCGTGCTGCATCCTTTGCATCACTGGGATTCTCAAAAGTTATAAATGCAAAGCctcttgatttttttgtttcatggtcCTTCATCAAAATGACTGAATGGAAGTGAAAAGAGAAGTGATGTTTTTAACTCATTGCACAATTGTATGACAACCACATTTTCCACATGTCACTTTGACCACAGTAGGGCCAGTATCTAGGTTTGTGTGCGTccttgacacacattttttgacagggacgcacgatcgtCACAGCGTGTGTCCCTGAGATGCTTTAAATTCACATCCATTCAACAAacatattcacaatttttccatttctccacttgaATTTTAAACCCGGAAATTGCCATTATTTTTTAGCCTCACACGAGTTTCTTGCCACGAGTATCACCTGCgacgtgattctgccttattaaaatcgatgTCTGCTCGTTTTACGTGCTGCAGTGAGTTAGTTAGATTATCCAGAGAAATTATaagctgttgcttatgcttggagagtcctgttggatttctctgtctgttaaagcactttgaaatgccTGCTTATGTGATGAAGCTCTCTACAAATAAAGGTTATCATttctccgaaaaagatgcaacgttgcagaaaaaccaagtgacaatgaatgaaaaacaatcaaatgtaAATCAAGAAAAAGACTGACTactgcaatttcctccgggattaataaagtatctatctatctactgacGGAGAAGGCtatgtcagcttggtgcagtgtccacaggagattacagtatatgaattaaaggcaaaaaaaaaactattgagTGGAAagcaaaagtgacaaaaaacctgtaatacatctttatttctaaactttttaatgactaccaggctttaacatgttgataaaaccaatatataattttagtctttatttttttaactttttatttaaacagttatgatatcgttattaataaaataatttaaattaagtttattttttgtattgtactattggcaaaattAAATTCTTGCATTAcctttgggatgcacaaattgttctcgaagtgcatcccagggatgcaatactttcttgaggtaaaatgaactctgctgtAGGCAGAGACTACTTTGAAACAGCTAATAGAGAGACGAGAAAGTAGTAGAAAAAGTGTAGCAATCTTAAgggaaaatgaattaattatacACCAGTCGATAGAAGCATCATATGGGCAGCAGGAGCTCAGTCCACCTGGGCTGAAGAGTGGTGGGTGACTAGATCAAGACCCATGtcaggcaaaaaataaaatctgggaATGAACTGGCagaaggtgccagttcacctcctgagctgtccttgagcaaggcatcgaCCCTTTATCAGTTGCTTCTTGGGGCGCCCCATGAGGGAGCTGCCACCACTCTATTGCTCACCATCATTTGCATGCCctcaggccccttgtgtgtgcgtgtttcgGGCCTGTACCATATACGTGTGGAATGAGTACTGACAAGAGTGGAAAAACAATTTCCCCTACGGGGGGCTAGAACAGGGATCTTTACACGTGTACTAACTTACACATAAGTTCAAATTTATCAAACAAAATTGTGTAATCGTTCCATGTTTTCAATGAAAAAGGTGCAGATATCTGAAGccttaaaaataacattaatgtCAGGTTAACAAACACGCGTTGCAAAAAAAGGATGCGCAAAAAAGAACAATGCCACAAAAAATGCATTGCTTTTCAACGAGTAAACATTTTGCCCATCTTCGAAAACGgatttaatcaaaaataaaatgaccaaaTGCACACCTTCGACAATTCTGCCATATTTGCTGAAGAATTGCTCCAAGGCCTTTTGGGTCGTCTCGGTGTTCAGTCCCCCGATGAAGAGCTTCCCAGGTCGGTCCGCCTCTGCCATGTTACAAAAATCACCACCTACCAAAAAACAACCCGTAAAAAATCATGAGAACTTGAAGCATTTTCAAAGACAGAATATAAACCATTGCCCTCAGTATCCAAATATTTCCTGCCGATTACCTCGCTGCCGACGAAGTCCTCAGGCGTTGAATGCGCAAAATGGCGATATCCGTCCCAGCGACTGAAGCTgttagctaacgctagctagcaAGTAGTCAAGCAACAGTTGAGTAAAACTGCACAAGCTTAACACGCtgcttgaaatttaaaaaaaaaaaagtgtattgtTGTATTATCTATGCAAATGACTGCCTAGCTGCGACCAAACGGAACTTTGCCGCGGCTTTGTGAGAGCTGCGTCAAACACCCGTTTTTTCTACTCCCTTACTTTCTCGACTACCTTTTCCGGAAGACCAGACATCCAAAAAATGTAACACCGCCCCCTACAGGCCACGTTGCATTGTGTAGCTATTAGTTTTACTACAGTGAACTTGCgagaacccgtggaaattccatgataaaaccatattagacttcataccaaacatatgaaagaataaatagctactttgttctatggagcaagatagatagcacataaaaatggtaaaatgcttagtggttgataggctttaacccactgaatgtataTCATATTTTTGTATACCCAACCCTTCCTTTTCttggtgattttctttttgtgcttgccattcattggctctggataatgtagccacaagagggtacaagccagtgtcttattgtgccagtcccaaacccggataaatacagagggttgtgtcaggaagggcatccgacgtaaaactttttccaaatcaaacatgcaaatcaaacctatgccTATGCTTAGTTGGTgtcagagaagaggatgcagaagacagggttagatggaggcaattgattcactgtggcaacccctgaagggaaagccgaaaggTAAAGAagattcattggctctggctaagtagtaccTTTGTACtaaaagctgaaagaagaagaagaagactaaaatcttgttaaaaaaaacaacaacaaaaaaacagtttaatacAATTGCATGCTGAATAGGATGAACAATATGTAAAGTAAGGCTCCAGTCTGGGGTTTATTTTGGACTTTTATCACAGTGACTTAAGTAAACTGGCAGTCAGATACTGCCCTCTAAAGGTGATTAAGGGTTCTAGTTACAAGAAGAACCTTTTCCCTAAGTCACTTTCTTAATGTTTAGGATTGCCCTAAGGCCACTTCCAGTTTTAGTAGCTGAACATAGACCGACTCATATAAAACCCTTGAACCCTAGAACACTATCTCTTAAAACACCATCACTAATGTTGTGTGATTTTTACCCAGCATTaatgatatataatatatataatatacccAACAAAATTACTTatcaaaatatatcaaaatgtGACAACACATGACAAAATTGGTGCAGCAGTAGCTCAAGTGGTAAAGCAGCGGAAATGTAGAGCAGATCAGTCAATGTTCCAAAGGTCGGCGGTTTGATTACCGCTCCTGTCCAGCCGCCTGGAGTgcgagctaacagtgggaggtgtcagctcacctccagtgCACTGCCGAGACACCCTTGAGTCAGGTGCTGTCCCCCTTTACA
The Antennarius striatus isolate MH-2024 chromosome 10, ASM4005453v1, whole genome shotgun sequence genome window above contains:
- the rbmx gene encoding RNA-binding motif protein, X chromosome, translating into MAEADRPGKLFIGGLNTETTQKALEQFFSKYGRIVEVILMKDHETKKSRGFAFITFENPSDAKDAAREMNGKSLDGKNIKVEQATKPQFESGGRRGPPMHSRSRGPYRGLRGSRGGPGGMRGPPSRDYYDSSGNGDSFFKGMSSRGPPPMKRGPPVRNGGPPPKRSAPSGPMNRPPMSRDRDPYGPPPPRRDSMMSRRDDYPSPRDDHYNSKDSYSSRDYNSRDSRDYGPPSRDYSYRDYSNSSSRDDYGSMSRGYGDRDVYGGREQRSYMDRPSGGAYRDSYDGCGNSRSAPPSRGPPPSYGGSSGSSRYDDYGSSSRDGYGSRDSYPSSRSDTYPPSRGERMGRQERGPAPPVERGYPPRDSYSSSSRGGLRGGRGGSRPDRGMNRNRY